In the Acidobacteriota bacterium genome, CACGGCGTGGTCGCGATCGACGCGTTCGGGACGTTCTTCAAGGCCATCTTCCTGCTCTCCGCGGCGCTGACGCTGCTGATGTCGATGCGGTACCTCGATGTCGAGGGCGCGCGGCACGGCGAGTACGTCTTCATGGTGCTGTGCGCGACGATCGGCATGATGTTCATGGCCGGCGGCACCGACCTCATCACGCTGTTCATCGGCCTCGAGACGATGGCGATTGCCTTCTACATCCTGGCCGGGATGCTCAAGACCAACCGCCTGTCGAACGAGGCGGCGGTCAAGTACTTCCTGCTGGGCACGTTCTCGCTCGGGCTGCTGTTGTACGGGATGTCGCTGCTGTACGGGATGTCGGGCACCACCAACCTGCGCGCGCTGGCCATCAAGATCGCCGAGCATGGACGCGACCCGTGGCTTGTATTGGCCGTCATTCTCATCGTCGCCGGCATGGGCTTCAAGATTGCGGCCGTGCCGTTCCACATGTGGGCGCCGGATGTGTACGAGGGCGCGCCAACGCCGATCACCGCCTTCCTGTCTGTCGGTTCGAAGGCGGCCTCGTTCGCCATGCTGCTCAGGATCTTCATCGAAGGCCTGCCGTCGATGGCCGACGACTGGAAGGTCCTGTTCTATGCCCTGGCGATCGTCACCATGACGGTGGGCAACATCGCCGCGCTGACGCAAACCAATATCAAGCGCATGCTGGCGTACTCGTCGATCGCGCACGCCGGGTACCTGTTGATTGGCGTGGTCGCCGGCACGCCGCGTGGCGTCGCGGCCATGATGATCTATCTGGTGGTCTACGCCTTCATGCAGATCGGCGCCTTCGCCGTCGTCATCATGATGCGCCGTACGGACGCCATCGGCGACGAACTCAAGGACCTGAGCGGCCTGTATGCGCGCCAGCCGTTCGGCGCCCTGGCGATGCTCATCTTCATGCTGTCGC is a window encoding:
- a CDS encoding NADH-quinone oxidoreductase subunit N, translating into MPAWFSPTDLYYLLPELVLTGATLLLLIVNTFTPRPRQRFMSWFGLGALVASGVALASVAGGPPLSLAHGVVAIDAFGTFFKAIFLLSAALTLLMSMRYLDVEGARHGEYVFMVLCATIGMMFMAGGTDLITLFIGLETMAIAFYILAGMLKTNRLSNEAAVKYFLLGTFSLGLLLYGMSLLYGMSGTTNLRALAIKIAEHGRDPWLVLAVILIVAGMGFKIAAVPFHMWAPDVYEGAPTPITAFLSVGSKAASFAMLLRIFIEGLPSMADDWKVLFYALAIVTMTVGNIAALTQTNIKRMLAYSSIAHAGYLLIGVVAGTPRGVAAMMIYLVVYAFMQIGAFAVVIMMRRTDAIGDELKDLSGLYARQPFGALAMLIFMLSLGGIPPTAGFMGKFWLFSAAIDAQYYWLAVLGVLNSAISLYYYLRIVVYMFMKGDPTGSDPKPAPALTAVLVVTLAATIILGVYPRPLFELAEASAKTLGVVAAAATRF